A portion of the Parambassis ranga chromosome 22, fParRan2.1, whole genome shotgun sequence genome contains these proteins:
- the iqcc gene encoding IQ domain-containing protein C produces the protein MDRDKWEKTITQFQACIRGYLVRKEVRSAQEDFEKIVKEIDGGLTQLKWTGTVISFPHFTDAGGPYVLSCTSASKPSDAGACVSARSQSPAPLPEERDHCVLLEKTEAERDEAHVCLPSSSEEQGQRTVENKDGEVMESLERSSIWSSLELDMNYDPSYKGPPQQHCLAQEVPRTPEALRLHRNTLTMELVWLQQAIDSRKKYLSLKDRLSVS, from the exons ATGGACAGAGACAAATGGGAGAAGACAATTACACAGTTTCAG GCATGCATACGCGGATACTTAGTGAGGAAAGAGGTCCGCAGTGCACAAGAAGACTTCGAAAAGATTGTGAAAGAGATTGATGGGGGGTTGACCCAGTTAAAGTGGACGGGGACGGTCATCTCTTTCCCCCACTTCACTGACGCT GGCGGACCATATGTACTATCCTGCACCTCTGCTAGCAAGCCCTCAGACGCAGGAGCATGTGTCAGTGCCAGATCCCAGAGCCCTGCGCCCTTACCAGAGGAGAGAGATCACTGTGTCCTGCTGGagaagacagaggcagagagagacgaGGCACATGTCTGTTTACCCAGTAGCTCCGAGGAGCAGGGACAGAGGACTGTGGAGAATAAAGATGGAGAGGTGATGGAGAGCCTCGAGAGGTCCTCCATCTGGAGCAGTTTGGAGTTAGACATGAATTACGACCCCTCATACAAAG gacctcctcagcagcactgcTTGGCTCAGGAGGTGCCCCGTACCCCAGAGGCCCTTCGTCTCCATAGAAACACCCTCACCATGGAGCTCGTCTGGCTCCAGCAAGCCATTGACAGCAGGAAAAAG TACTTGTCTCTGAAGGACAGACTGAGTGTATCCTGA
- the tmem234 gene encoding transmembrane protein 234, which yields MVTVAEVLSLLLVSVLWGCTNPFLKRGTEGIENVTKTNRVSQLLAEVKFLFLNLKYLVPFLLNQSGSLVYYYTLSTTELSLAVPVANSLTFLCTLLTGRLLGEEFGGKQAVVGMFLTMAGITLCVISSIEDKDAVKPNMTHPVH from the exons ATGGTCACCGTGG CGGAGGTGCTGAGTCTTCTGCTGGTGTCGGTGCTGTGGGGCTGCACTAACCCTTTCCTAAAAAGAGGCACAGAGGGGATAGAAAATGTGACAAAGACCAACAGAGTCtctcagctgctggctgaggtcAAGTTTCTCTTCCTGAATCTGAag TATCTGGTCCCATTCCTCCTGAACCAGAGTGGCTCTTTGGTGTACTACTACACACTTTCAACCACAG AGCTGTCCCTCGCTGTTCCAGTGGCCAACTCCCTCACCTTCCTCTGCACTCTGCTGACTGGCAGGTTACTGGGTGAAGAGTTTGGAGGCAAAC AGGCTGTTGTGGGAATGTTCCTCACCATGGCTGGCATCACTCTGTGCGTGATAAGCTCCATTGAAGACAAAGACGCCGTGAAGCCGAATATGACTCACCCTGTGCACTAA
- the ncmap gene encoding noncompact myelin-associated protein: MQASTVSPVTNTTVPSNTTTVTKSKEQILIQSSGAMIAVIVIGIIIILALLLIILKTYNRRTHASRVLGARGGSKPRPKMSQSTVQSNLPLNTMGVSSVSGSLSNFNSSSENGFRLPRVELSSVEGNHIEQFSTTSGSTVVTIHDVPSLGNT; this comes from the exons ATGCAAGCTTCAACTGTCTCACCTGTGACCAACACTACAGTTCCATCTAACACAACCACTGTCACCAAGTCCAAAGAACAAATACTCATCCAGA gTTCTGGGGCTATGATTGCTGTCATTGTAATaggcatcatcatcattctcGCCCTTCTACTGATCATCCTGAAGACGTACAACAG GCGGACACATGCATCCAGAGTCCTGGGAGCCAGGGGGGGCTCCAAACCTCGGCCGAAGATGTCCCAATCCACAGTTCAGAGCAACTTGCCGCTAAACACCATGGGAGTCAGCTCAGTGTCTGGCAGCCTCAGCAACTTCAACTCATCCTCAGAGAACGGCTTCCGGCTGCCCAGGGTGGAGCTCAGCAGCGTGGAGGGGAATCACATAGAGCAGTTCAGCACCACCAGCGGCTCCACTGTAGTCACCATACATGACGTTCCATCGTTAGGAAACACATAG
- the dcdc2b gene encoding doublecortin domain-containing protein 2B codes for MAASTLATAHLPPVKSVVVYRNGDPFHNGRRFVVNQRQVATMEAFLNEVTQSIGAPLAIRNLYTPRQGHKVADLQDLQTGAQYVAAGFERFKKLDYLNAGTKKQSATREEAQAKLIQRPSVSAKWRKFIPVPCIIHVFRNGDLLCPPFRFIIPRSMKQDLEQILSLVSAKVSLRTGAVRRLCSLEGAAVSSAGELETGHCYVAVGTERFKKLPYVELLVSKAAERYYPGKRRLLRRDENRKAGSGPEDQYSDSALLNSPESDVRRVKSTGDEAAAPQASQQRGRREGAEESSGFFARPARIRINRRAPLSNGSVQPSVFHRAPRRRREEVRGAEEVQEDEGTITELPVDQRVAETVDDEDVNNTEEALHSTQQALSSDQEQESNTKKEAELMKTSRPSSTSSQGKHGEEEESGEDAPSVRAEQNHPQEELAAS; via the exons ATGGCTGCCAGCACTCTGGCTACAGCTCACCTGCCTCCAGTGAAGAGCGTGGTGGTGTATAGGAATGGAGACCCCTTCCACAACGGACGGAGGTTCGTGGTCAACCAGCGACAAGTGGCCACCATGGAGGCCTTTCTGAACGAGGTGACCCAGAGCATCGGCGCTCCTCTTGCCATAAGGAACTTATACACCCCCAGACAGGGCCACAAGGTCGCAGACCTCCAGGATCTACAAACAGGAGCCCAGTATGTTGCTGCTGGCTTTGAGAGATTCAAAAAACTGGA TTACCTGAACGCAGGGACAAAGAAGCAGTCTGCAACCCGTGAAGAAGCACAG GCTAAATTAATCCAGAGGCCCAGTGTTTCAGCCAAATGGAGGAAGTTTATACCTGTGCCTTGCATTATACA TGTTTTCCGTAACGGAGACCTCCTGTGCCCACCATTCCGCTTCATCATTCCTCGCAGCATGAAGCAAGACCTGGAGCAGATCCTGAGTCTGGTCTCAGCGAAGGTCAGCCTACGGACCGGGGCGGTGCGCAG ACTCTGTTCTTTGGAGGGAGCGGCTGTGTCCTCAGCTGGGGAGCTGGAGACTGGCCACTGCTATGTTGCCGTGGGAACGGAGAGGTTCAAGAAACTTCCTTATGTAGAGCTGCTAGTTTCTAAAGCTGCAGAGAG ATATTACCCTGGAAAGAGGAGGCTGTTGAGGAGAGATGAG AACAGGAAAGCAGGAAGCGGCCCTGAAGACCAGTACAGTGACTCAGCTCTCCTCAACTCCccagag TCAGACGTTCGGAGGGTGAAGTCGACTGGAGATGAAGCCGCGGCCCCACAGGCATCCCAGCAGAGAGGCAGGAGGGAAGGAGCGGAGGAGAGCTCTGGGTTCTTTGCCAGACCCGCCAGGATCCGCATAAACCGGAGAGCACCACTCAGCAATGGATCTG TTCAGCCCAGCGTGTTTCACAGAGCGCCACggagaagaagggaggaggTCCGAGGAGCcgaggaggtgcaggaggatgAAGGCACGATCACAGAGCTTCCTGTGGATCAG AGAGTTGCAGAAACAGTGGATGATGAGGACGTTAATAACACAGAGGAGGCTctgcacagcacacagcag GCACTGTCATCTGACCAGGAGCAGGAGTCTAACACTAaa AAGGAGGCTGAGCTGATGAAGACGTCAAGGCCTTCATCAACCAGCTCACAGGGAAAgcatggagaggaagag GAGAGCGGCGAGGACGCCCCGTCAGTCAGAGCGGAACAGAACCACCCTCAGGAGGAGCTTGCAGCGTCGTAA